The Mesorhizobium sp. INR15 region TCGAGCGTCAGCGACCAGATCCAGGCGCTTGAGGCCGAACTCGGCACGGCGCTGTTCACCCGTTCAAGGTCGGGCCTCGATCTGACTCCGGCGGGGCAGGCCCTGCGCCCCTACGCCGAGGACATCCTGGCGCTGGCCGACGAGGCGCGCGCCACCGTTCAGGCAACCGTCGGGCAGGCCGCCGGATCGCTGAGCATCGGCGCGCTGGAGACCATCGCCTCGGCCCGGCTAGCGCCATGGCTGGCGCGTTTCCAAGCGGACCATTCCGGCATTTCCACCCGGCTGAAAGTCGCCGGCAGCGGTGCGCTGCTGCGCCTGCTGGAAGACGGCGAGATCGATGCCGTTTTCTGCTTCGACAGTGGCGGCTTTATCACCGGCGCCGATGAACGCCTGGCAAGACGCACGCTGGCGGCTGAACCGCTGGTGCTGGTCGCGGCTGCCGGGCAGGGGCAGGCACCGGATGGGCTCGCGGATCTGGCCGCGATGCGCTTCGTGGCCACCGAGCCCGGCTGCGTCTACCGGCATTTGTTCGACAGCGCATTCACCGAAGCCGGCCTTGCCGCGCCGAAGCTGGCCGCCGAGGTTGGCAGCATCGGCGCCATCGCTGGCCTGGTGGCGGCTGGCGCCGGCTTTGCGCTTGTCCCGCGCCTTGCCGTGAGCGAGGCGCTCGAGCGGGGCGAGATCATCGAAATGCCATGGCCCGGGCAGGCCCGCACGGCCGCGCTCACTGTCATCTGGCGGCGCAGGCGCGTGCAGCCGCCAGCCCTGAAACTGCTGCTGGCGGCGGCGGCTGACGGGTTCGCGCCGGTCAAACCAGCCGATGCCCGCCTTCGACATGCAGTGTCGTCCCTGTCGTAAAGCCGTTGCGCATCAGGAAGCCGATCGCGTCGGCGATATCCTCGGGTTGCCCGACGCGGCCCACTGGCAGCCGCTCGGCCATCTTGCCCAGCGTTTCCGCCTTCTTGTCGCCGGCGACGTAAGCCCAGATCGACGTATCGACCCAGCCTGGCGAAACCACATTGACGCGGATCGGCGCCAGTTCGACAGCCAGCGCCCGCACCAGCCCTTCCAGCGCCGCGTTGACCGCGGCGACGACCGACCCGCGCGCCGCCGGGCGGTAGGCGGCGATGCCCGAGGTGAAGGTGATGGAGCCGACGGCGGCAAGCCGGGGCGCGCCATGCTTGGCCAGCAGCAGCGGCCCGTAGAACTTGCTTTCCACGACCCGTTGCGCAGCCTTCAAGTCTAGCGCCGGCAACAGCTGATAAGCGCCTTCGATGTCGGCAGCGGTGCTGACGATATGATCGAGCCGGCCGATGCGCTCGAAGAGTGCGGCGACCTCGGTTTCCTCAGTGATGTCGGCAGCGATCGTCTCCAGCGCGGCTGGGTTGCCCAGCTCTTCGCTGGCACGCCGCAGCCTGTCTTCGCTGCGCCCGGCAATGACGACACTGGCGCCAGCCGCGAGACAGTGCCTTGCCAGCGCCAGCCCCATTCCGGAGCCGCCGCCGACGATGAGGATTCTTGTGTTCGAGATGTCCATATCCGCTCTGCCTTTCGATGGAGGATCGATGGCTGTCCTTCGCAGCCCGGCGCGGCGCGCGGAAACGGAAGATACCGATGGTGCTATCGGAAACGCCGATGGAGCCGGATGGTCATTCCGCACGGAAGATCAATCCGATTGATTTAAGAAAAACGCTTAGAAGTTTGAAATTACTGAAAGTAATGAAGAGCTTGAGCGAGCCCTAGATCGTTTGTGTGGGCCCAATGTCGGATGATCGTAGAAAGTCTAGCACATACCGTGCCTCAATCTTTTCGGTTGCAAACTTATATGATTTGTATTCAGTAATTTTCGCCTTGTATATTCTCGGGACCACGATGTTGCCATCGCTTCCAAATTCGTTTGATAGACGGCCTCTGTAGTCGGCTCCGTTCGATACTACAAAATGAAAAACTCTGGTTACTGTATCGATTCCCACCAAGGTGCCGTGAACATCTAGATGGCGCTCTCTGACATCAGAAGCGGCATCGATAATTTTAGCTATGTCTTGAAGGCGCTCTTGTTCGACAACCTGACCCTTTAGCTTGCCATCGGACCTCTGCCACTTAACGTCAGTCGCAAAGCCGCTCTCTGCATTCGTAGAGGACCAGTCATAAACTCTCTTTACGACCGCATTCCCCATAGATTGAGCGATATCTCGAACGTCATCTGTGCTGGAAACATCTAGCACTTGGTACAACGCATCAATCGGGGCATCGAGCTTCCCCATCGAGAGGATGTCTCGCTCGCCTTTGGCCAAAAGTACGACGCCTAGAGAGCCGCTGAAGCTGTAGCCGAAATCCAGCTGGCTCTCTTCAATAGCCTCTAGTCCTAGCCTAGCTCGTTCCTTCTTACCCGATTTGAATACGTCGTAAATCTGGCTGAAAAGACCTTGATATGTGAGTAGCGATTTAGCTACAGCCGCTAGAGCATACCCATCGCTGAAGCGCGGGATTAGACGATAGCGACAGACTTCCACGCCATTCATCGCGGCCGTACGCATAAGGTCGTGACGGATTTTTTCAGCCATTCTTTTGGCTGACGTCAGGTTTATTTGGAGCGAGAAATTCCCTGGGTCACGTGCAAACTCTCCTTCAAGCCTGGCGACTGAAGAGAATGCTTGACGGGCTCTATCGGCAACGTATGAGTAATCCGACATCGGTCTCTCTCAACGGTAGAACCGCATATCCTTTGAGCCACTCTTCGCTATTTTCTTTCCCATAGAGCCTAGCGGTTTCACAGGCCATGTCGTGCTCTGTTCCGAAGTCCGGATGATCGCGCGGCAATGCGAAATACACGAAGCTCGATAACCCGTCAGCATAGTCCCCTGAAGTCGCCTTGTCAATGAAATCCACCATGTCCTTCGTAAGATATGGTGTAAATTCATGGCAAATTACTACAGTAACATCTAAATCATCCGGATCTTTTTTCTTTGTAAGAAAACTACCGTCGACCAAGAATTCACAGCATATTCCTGCCACCAAAAAATCTTGTACCATCTGTTCTAATTTTTGGTACAGGTCAGTGCGCTTTGGATTGTCTCCGAATGGGTCTACGGCTATTTCTTTTAAGCGACCGATAGTCAGAAAATGCCGCCCAGGCGGTAGCAGGGGTTCAAAATCCTGCTTTCGAAATAAGCCCATCCCCATCAGCGTCCCTCTCCCCAGCGTCGATTGTCGCAGGAAAAAGTTAACGCGCCAAGGTGGTATGCAAAGTATAGTATGCTGGCCGAAATACCTATATGCGTATCGGAACAGCATAGCGGAGGTGAAGACTTTGCCCGAAGTCAGTGAATGGTGGCTACATGTGACAGACTATGGTCCGGAGGTCGGGCAGCCAGATCCAGACGCCTATTCTGCAGGCAATGCTAGGCGGTTTGACACGCTTGGCGAAGCTATAGACGCAACTGCAGATGTCCCGCCTGGAAAGTACCCTTGGGTTTCCGACGGGGATATTTTTTATGATCCAAATCAGATCAAGCCGTTGCGGAAGCTACGCTACCGACCCGGAGACGAATGATTCCGATCGGGCCTGAAAAGGCAGTAAACGCCCTGCGGATATGATTTTCATGCTGCGCGCCTCAAGCGCATTACGACATGGGCTAGGGTGTTGCCTGAGTGCTGTACACCCCTACTTCTCGCCGCCGGCGAAGATCGCTGTCACCCAGTCGATGAACACCCGCACGCGCGGCGCCAGTTGCCGGTTTTGCGGGTAGAGCGCCGAGAGCGGCGTCGGTGCCGGCGGATAACCCTTAAGCACCTCGACCAGCGTGCCGCGCGCCAGATCCTGTTCGAAGCGGTAGCGCGGCGCCTGCGCCAGGCCGAAGCCGAGGCGGGCGAGTTCGGCCATGGTGTCGGAGCCGTTGACGATGACGCGGCTGGGCAGCGTCACGTGTTGCAGCTTGCCGGCGACGGTGAATTCCAACGGCAGGACATCGCCGGTGCGCGACGACTGGAAGCCGACCATCAGATGGCCGCCGAGGTCACCAGGGTTTTCCGGCATGCCGTGCCGGTCGAGATAGGCCGGGCTGGCGCAGGTGATTTCGCGCAGCGTCGCCACCCGGCGCACGATCATGCCGCTGTCGCTCTGCTCACCCGAACGCAGCACGCAGTCGACGCCCTCGCGCACGAGATCGACCAGCCGGTCGCCGTCGCCGATATGCAGGTCGATGCGGGGATAGCGGTCGAGGAATTCGGCCAGCCTCGGCAAGAGGAAATGCCGGGCCATGAAACCATGCACGTCGATGCGCAACAGGCCTTGCGGCTGCGATGCCTGGAAACCGGCCTCCGCATCTTCGACATCGGCCAGGATTGCCAGGCAGCGCTGGTAATAGGCGCGGCCATCGAGCGTCGGGGTGACGTGGCGTGTCGTGCGCTCCAGCAGCCGCACGCCGAGCCGCGCCTCCAGCGCCTTGATCGCCTCGGTCGCGGTCGAGCGCGACAGGCCGAGATCGGTGGCCGCCAATGTGAAGCTGCCGCGCTCGATGACGCGGGTGAGAAGACGCATGCGGTCGAACATGTCCATCGCCATTGTTCGCCATATCCGAATGGTCTTGGCAAGACTGAAGCGATTATCCCGCCGGATTTATCACCTATCTTCAGTCCACAAGGATTGGAGACATGGAAATGACCACACAGAATGGAAGAGCGGCAATCGTCACCGGCGCCTCGAAAGGCATCGGCGCGGAAATCGCCAGACGGCTGGCGCGCGATGGTTTCGCTGTCGCGGTCAACTATGCCAGCGGCGCGGATGCCGCGCGCGATGTTGTTGCTGATATCGAGGCGGCGGGCGGCCGCGCCATTGCCGTGCAGGCCGATGTCGGCGATCCCAGGGGCGTGGCTCGGCTGTTCGATGCCGCTGAGCAGGCCTTTGGCGGGCTCGACGTGCTGGTCAACAATGCCGGCATCATGAAACTCTCGCCGCTCGCCAAAACCGACGATGCGGCGTTCGACCAGCAGGTCGCGGTCAATCTCGGCGGCGTGTTTCGCGGCATGCGCGAGGGCGCCAACAGGCTGCGCGACGGCGGCCGCATCATCAGCTTCTCGTCCAGCGTGGTCGGGCAGTACCAGCCAACTTATGGCGTCTATGCGGCCACCAAGGCCGGTGTGGAGGCTATGACGCATGTGCTGGCCAAGGAACTCGGGCCGCGCGGAATCACCGTCAATGTCGTGGCGCCGGGGCCGGTGGCGACGGACCTGTTCCTTGGCGGCAAGTCCGATGAGCTGGTGGCGACCATCACCAGGCTCATTCCGCTCGGAAGGCTCGGCCAGCCCGATGACATTTCCGGCGTCGTCTCGTTTCTCGCCGGACCGGACGGCGGCTGGATCAACGGCCAGGTGCTGCGCGCCAATGGCGGCGTCATCTGATCTATCTAAACCTCTGATAATAAACAGGAAAACCACCATGCCTTTTGCAAATTACAAGGTGCCGCAAGGCGCGCTTTCGGCCGGACAGAAGGAAGACCTCGTGCACAAGACCACCGCGCTGTTTGTCGACATGTTCGGCGAGGGCGTGCGTCCTTACACGATGGTGCTGGTCGAGGAGGTCGTCGACGGCGGTTATGGCCGTGCCGACGTGGTGTTCACCATCCCCGAGGAGAAGCGAGCTTCCTGACAGGGGCCGTCAGCATGGCGGGCATTCGCCCTCCCGCCAGGTTGCCGGGCGTTGTGCGATTGGCTAATCCGGAGGTGTCATCAGCACCGGAGCCAAGACATGATCGACGCCGCCGCAACGGGGAAAACCAGCTAATGGCGCCGATCCAGGTCGATCCGAACAAGGTGCGCGAATTCAAGGACGCGGCGAGCTTCTACGCCTGGCTCGGCAAGCATCACGACACCGAAGAAGAAGTCTGGATCAAGATCCACAAGGTAGGGTCGGGGCTCCAGTCGATCACGGCCAAGGAAGCGATCGACGTGGTGCTGTGCTGGGGCTGGATCGACGCCGTGCGCAAGGGCCTCGACGACAAGAGTTTCCTGCAGCGCTATTCCAGGCGCGGCAAGAAAAGCATCTGGAGCAAGATCAACATCGACAATGTGGCGCGGCTGGTCAAAGAGGGCCGGATGACCGGGCACGGGCTCACCCATGTCGAGGCGGCCAAGGCCGACGGGCGCTGGGACCGCGCCTATGGCAGCGGCAAGGACATGAAGATCCCCGACGATCTGCAGGCGGCGATCGATGCCGTGCCGGAGGCCAAGGCGATGCTGGCCAGGCTCAGCGCACAGAACCGTTTTTCGCTGGCCTTCCGCATTCACAATTTGAAGACCGAGGCCGGGCGCAAGAAGAAGATCGAGGCCTTTGTCGAGATGCTGAAGCGTGGCGAGACGATCTATCCGCAAGGCAAGAAATCAGCCGACTGAACTGATTCAACAAGGCGCGCTAACGCCTTGTGCGTGCAGTGGATTGTCTGGCCGCGGGCTAATGGGCTCCGCTCGCGGCTGTTGACGGTCTGGTCGCCAGTGCCGCGATGGCGGCGGCGATGAGGCTGGCGGCAATGCTGGCGATGATCGGCATCTTATAGCTGTGGCTGACGTCGAAAGCGAAGCCGGCGGCACTTGGCCCGACCAGCGTTCCGACAGCGACACTGGTGTAGAGGATGCCGATGATGGCGCTGACATTGCGGCCGCCGAAATAGTCCATGACCACGGCCGGCAGGATGGCGACCCAGCCGCCATAGAAGACCCCGAACAGCACGGCGAAGAGGGCGAGCGGCCAGAAACTGGTGGCGACAACCCAGATGGAGAGCGAGGCCGCCATGCCGACAAACATCGCGATCAGGAACGGATTTCTGCCCATGCGGTCGGCGAGGCCGCCGAGCACAAACCGCCCGAGCGTGCTGCCCAGCCCGATGGCGCCGAGAAGCAGCACCGCCGATGCGTGATCGATCTGATGATCGAGCGCATAGGGCACCAGATGCACGAAAGGAACGAAGACACCGAAAGCGCAAATGAGGCAGGCGGCATAAAGCCCAATGAACTGCCGGGTGCGGACGGCTTCCCGAACCGAGAAACCCGGCTTTGCCGCCGCCTTGGCGGCTACATCGAGAGGATCGCCATCGGGACCAAGGCCATGGTCGCGCGGATCATTGGCGAGGAACAGCGACATGCCGGCGCCGATGATCGCGGCCAGCACGCCAAGCACGAGATAGGCGTCGCGCCAGCCAAGCGCTTCGATCAGCCATGCCGCCAGCGGCGGCATGACCAGCGTGCCGACGCCGATGCCGCTGACCGCCAGTCCTGAAGCGAGGCCGCGGCGCCTGACGAACCAGCGCTGCACGGCGCCGATCGCCGGCACGTAGGCGCAGCCGACGCCCAGGCCGACGCCGAGCCCATAGGCGGCATAGACCTGCAGGATGCTGCGTGCCTGGCTGGCGAGAATGAGGCCGGCGCCGACCAGCAGCATGCCGAGGATGGCCAGCCGCCGGGCGCCCCAGCGATCCGCCAGCGGCCCCGAGATGATGCCGAAGCCGAAATAGAGAAAGCCGGCCAGCGAAAACACCAGCGACACCGACCCGCGCGAAGCGCCGAAATCATGCTGCAGGGGTGCTACGAAAGCGCTGAACGTGTAGGCGCTGCCGAAGCCGACGAAAGTGATGGCGAAGGCCGCCGCGACAACGGCCCATCCGTAGAAGAACTTGTTCATGCTGCCGCCACCTTCACGCCATCGCTGCTGGCCGGCCAGACTGGATGCCTGCGATGCCATGCCGTCAAGCCCTGAAAAGCCGCCCCGGCGCTGACCAGCACCGTTTCGCGCAGCCGGCCGGCGACAAGCTGCAGGCCGATCGGCATGCCGTCTCCAGTGAAGCCGGCGGGCAAGGTCAGCGCCGGATGCCCCGACATGTCGAAGGGGCAGGTGTAGCGCTGCAGCCTGGCGATCAGTTCCGGCTGCTCGCCCAGCGTCGCGATGGCCTTAAGCGTCAGCGGCGCGAAGGGCTGGACCGGCGTCAGCAGCACGTCAATGGTCTCGAACAGCGCATCGACCTGGCCACGGAAGGCCGCGCGGCGCAGCAAGATCTTCTGGTAATCCAAGCCGGACAGCGCTTGGCCGGCCTCGATGACGGAAGACAGGATCGGGCCATAGTCGTTTCTGCGCCCGGCATAGGCGGCTTCATGCGCGACCGCCGCTTCGACCGCGCAATTGGGCACCCAGTCGGCAACCGTCCGGGTGACGTCGGGAAAGCGGATTTTCATGACTTCGGCGCCGAGTTCCGTGAAGATTTCGAGTGCCTGTGCCAGTGCGGCTTGCGTGTCGGCATCGACTTCGTCGCTGTTCCAGGCCGGATCGATGCCGATATTCAGCCCTCGGATGCCAGCGCTGGCGGCGGCGAGATAGTCCGGCACGGGGTCAAGCAGGGCGGTCGGATCGCGCGGATCGACGCCAGCGATGACGCCGAGCATGACGCCGGCATCGATCGCGCTGCGGGCCATCGTGCCGACATGGTCCAGCGAGGCGGCAAGCTCGAACGCGCCATGCCGGCTAACCCGCCCCCAACTCGGCTTCAGCCCGGTCACGCCATTGGCGGCCGATGGCCAGCGGATGGAGCCGCCAGTGTCCGAGGCGAGCGAGCCATAGCAAAGCCCAGCCGCGATCGCCACGCCGGAACCGCTGGACGAAATCCCCGGCCAATAGGCGGCATTCCACGGGTTGCGCGGCGGCGTGATGGACGGATGATAGTCCGAATAGGCACCTTCGGTGAGTTGCGGCTTGCCGATCAGCACCGCGCCCTGGTCCTTCAGCCGTTGCACGGCCGTGGCATTCTCTGACGGCACGAAATCCCTGAACACCGCCGAGCCGGCGGCGGCCGGTTCGCCCCTGATCCAGAACAGATCCTTGACGGCAAGCGGCACGCCGTGAAGCGGGCCGCGATAATGCCCGGCCCGGATTTCCCTGTCGGCCGCTTCGGCCTCGCTCATGGCCGTTGTTTCAAGCACCCTGACATAGCTGTGCAGGGCGCCGTCCAGCGAGGCGATGCGGTGCAGCAACGCCTCGGTCACCGTGCGCGAGGAGACAGTGCGGTCCCGGATCAGCTGCGCGACCTCCATCAGTTCGAGATCGTGGAGATCGGTCTGGGGCGTGGTCATGCTGAAAGTCCTCGGTGAGCGTTGCCGCTCTATTTGCATTAGAAAATTTGATCTTATTGCCGCACGCCAGCCATGCTATGATAGCTGATTCTAATACGATCGCATGGATATTTGGTGCCTCGCAAACGAGAATTTCTCGGTCAAGTGAGTTAGAAAATCTAAATGATTGAGCCAAAGTTTCCTTCGTTGAACGCCTTGCGCGCCTTCGAGGCCGCCGCACGGCACATGTCGGTCAAGCTTGCCGCAGAAGAGCTTTATGTGACGCCGGGCGCCGTCAGCCAGATGCTGAAGACGCTGGAAGGGCAGCTTGGCGTGACGCTGTTCGACAGGGTCAATCGCGGCATCGTCCTGACCGAGGCCGGGCGTGATTTCCTGCCGCCGATCCGCAATGCCTTCCGCCAGATCGCCGAGGCGGCCAGGCGCGTGGGCGATACATCCGACAGCGGCCTGTTGACCGTCAGCGTCACGCCGTTCTTCGCCTCGGCCTGGCTGGTGCCGCGCATGAAGGGGTTTCAGGAGGCTCATCCGCGCATCGACCTCAGGATATCGACCAGCAACACGCTGGCCGATTTCTCGCGCAGCGGTGTCGATGTCGCCATCCGCCACGGTCTTGGCCGCTATCCCGGCCTGCGCAGCCATCATGTCGTCGCGGTGGAAATGGTGCCGGTTGCGGCGCCTGCGCTGGTCGAGCAATTCGGCTTGCCGGATGGTGCCGCCAATCTCGCCCGCTGGCCGCGCGTCCACGATGCCGACCGGCAGGGGTGGCAGCTCTGGTTCGAGGCGCAAGGCATCGAGAACGTCGGGCCGGTGCGGGGGCCTTCCTTCGACGACCCCGCCCTGCTCGCCGCGGCGATCGCCAGCGGCCAGGGCGCCGGCCTGCTGCCAGCCGCCATGGTGGCGCAGGATGTGGGCGAGGGGCGGCTGGTGAAGCTGGCGCCAGCCGTCAAGATGAATGCCTTCGCCTATTACCTCGTCTATCCCGAGGCCAGCCATGACCGGCCCAAGATCCAGGCGTTCCGCGACTGGATCATCAGCGTGGCCGCGCGAGAAGAGGGCTAATGCCCGGGCAATCGGCCAAGAAAAAAGCCGCCCTCGGTTGCGCGAGGACGGTCTTTCCCAGGGAGGAGGTCAGGAAGGGAGGAAGTCAGGAAGGAAAACGATCAAAGAGAATCAAGGTGCCGCTCTATCTCTTTGTTTTGGAAGAGGAGATTACGCGGCGACCTTGTGCTTCATGCCGTGCCTATTGCCGGTGTACTTGCGGTGCCACTTCGCATGCCTGCGGTGCTTCTTGACATGTTTGACGTGCTTCTTGTGCGCGGCAACTTTCTTGATTGGCGCCTTGACCGAAGCAGCCACGGGCGCGGCCGACGAAGCGGCGGCGGTGGTTGCCGCCGCATTGGCGGTGGTGGTGCCGAGAACCGGCGCGGCGAAGGTCAGGGCAACGGCCAGGCCGAGAGCGGAGAGGAGGGTCTTGTTCATGATGGACGTTCCTTGTTGTGGGGATTGAAATCCGATGTCACAGGCCTTGTTCGTCCGGTGCCACCCCGAGAAGCTTCAGAGCGTTGGCCAACGTCCGGATGCCTTGTGCCTGCTTGCGTTCGGCACAGAACCGGGCTGCCTCTTTCTGAAGCGCCGTTGCCTCGACGACTTGCGCCGTTTGGGCTTTGGTTTCGATGGCCTCGTCCAGTTGAAGACTGAGCCGGCTGCAAAATTCGCTGCGGGTGATGGCGTCCTTGGCTTGCGAAGGCCCGACCGCCGAGATGGCAAGCGACATGCCGAGCAAGGCAGCCATCCATCCGTTCGAACCTCGTTGCATCGCCAGTAACCGTCCCGTTCGCGTTTCGCGGCGACCGGTAATTCGACCGCTGCAAGGACGTTATGGCAGGCGATTTTTTCGCCAGTTTTTCCCGATTGTTGAATCTTGTTTCCGGATTGTTTCTCGGCGGGGAAACGCGTGGCTGAGCCACTCCGCACGCACCTCAGCCATGGCGAAGACGCTGAAAAGCTGGCGCCAAAACGGGCCGACAGGGCGCATGTGGCGGCGAGGGTGCTTCTATGGGGGTAGGGAAGGCGCCGGCTAGGCCTCGTCGGCGCTATGCTCAAGCCGTTCGCGCAAACGATCGAGCACCTCGCCGGCGGCCTCGATGGCCTTCGCGTCAAAACCTTCGCCAAGCATGTTGACCCATGGCACCTGCGCCCGCAGCGCGGCGTCGTGGGCTTCGGTGCCCTTGGCGGTCAGCACCACAAGCCTTGCGCTGCGGTGGTGCGGATTGTCCTTGAGTTCGACAAAGCCCTCGGCTTCGAGCTCGTTGACGATGCGCTGTACGCCTTGCCGGTTCAGCCCCATGTTGCGCGCCAGCCGGGCGACCGGCTCGGCCACCGGCGACAGGGCGATGGCGCCCAGCACCTGCCAGCGGGCGCTGGTCAGGCCGAGACCGGCAACCAGCCGGTCGCCGGCGGCAAGCAGCCGCCCATTGATCCGGAAGATCGACAGGATGATCTCGCTGACCGCGACGCCCGAAGGCGTCCTGATTTCCGTCTTGCTCATACGCAACACATTTCCATATTGACATCATATTGTCAATTTGACATTAAGGCACCGCCTTACGGAGCCGGCGAATGGTTCGCGGCCCGATCATCGCGAAATCCTAGAGAAGGAGAGACAGAGATGCAAAACAGTGAAGCGCAATCCACGGTATTCCGCATCGACCGGTTCGTGGTCCCGGCTTCCTCGGAAGCCGAGTTCCTGAGTGCGGTGGCTGAGACCAACACCGCCTTCGACGGCATGGAAGGATGCCTGCAGCGTCATGTGCTGAAGCAAGATGAGGCGGCAGGCGGTGAAAGCACCTACATCACAATCGTCGAATGGGCGTCGTCCCAGGTCATCCAGAAGGCACGCGAGGCAGCCGCCGCCAAGCACAAGGCGATGAAGCTCGACCCGCAGGAACTGTTCAGCCGCCTGAACATCAAGGCCGAGCTCGGCTACTTCGTCCCCGCGCCTGGCAGCGCCTGAGCCGGGTGAGGGCAACCCCGGGAGAGATCAAGACTCACAGTTCGTCGACATCGAACAGCAGCATGGTCAGATCATTGTCGCCCGGCGCCATCAGCCGCCGGTCAGCGGCGCAGGCGACGCCGATTTCCGAGGCAAACGAGCTGCGGATGTCGTCGAGGCTATCGAAATACAGCGTGCCCACGAGGTATGGCATCTCGCCCGCCGACAGCTTGATCATGGGCCGCCTGGAGACATCGTAGCGCCGCAGGCCGGGAAGCGTCTTGGCCAGCGGCACATGAACGTTGAAATAGTGCTGGTCGAAGGCCACCGGATCGGCCGGGGTTTTGTAGATCACAAGCATCTTGGCCATGGTCGTATTCCTGTCCTGTTGGTGTTGCGGGCCGGGCCGTAAAGGCCGCCGCTGTGGAAGTCGTTCCGGGATGGCGGATTTCGACAGGTGGCTGATTTTTTGTGTATTTGGGCGAGATTGATTCTCGAATGGCTCGGCTGATGCCCCTTCGCCTCGAGAAGGCAGTTTCCCGCCATCTGTGGCGCATTTGCCATATGTAGAAGTGGACTAAACGCCTATTAACGGACTGGATTGGGTCTTGGGCGCTGACATGAAAAATCTGCTTCTTTCCGCGCTTGCCGTTTTCGCGCTTGGCTGCTCGTCCGCCTGGGCCGCGGATCCTCTGGTCGCGATGCAGGAAGCGCCGGTCGCCTCATGGACCGGCTGTTATGTCGGCGGCAATGCCGGCGGCGGCTGGTCGCATATCGATCAGAAAAATGTCGGCCTGGTGAACGGCACCATCGACGATCCTCCACTCGATTATGGATCAGGCAGCGGCAGTGGTTTTGTCGGCGGTGCCCAGCTCGGTTGCGACTACCAGATGGATCGCTGGGTGTTCGGTGTTCAGGGCATGTTCGATTTCGGCGACATCAAAGGCAGCCACGTCATCACCGCATTCCCAACCTTCAATTTTGAAGACAATGTGAAGGAGCTGTTCACAGTCACCGGCAGGGCGGGCTACCTGTTCGACCCGGCTGTGCTGGGTTACGTGAAGGCGGGCGGGGCCTGGGCAAAGGTTGACAGTGCCCTCTATCGCAGCGGGCCGCCTCAATCGCTGTCGCAAAGCGACAGCTATGGCCAGTTGGGCTGGACCGTCGGTGTCGGCGCCGAATGGAAATTCGCCCGGAACTGGTCGGTTTTCGGCGAATACAACTATATGGACTTCGGCAAACACGATGTGACTTACACGTTGGCACCGGGTGCGGGCGGCTCAGCTGGTATTGTTTCAACCAAGCTCACCGTTCAGCAAGCGATCATCGGCCTGAACTACAGGTTCTGAACAGCTGACAACGATGGCTGGCGACGCTCTCGCGACCGCGCAACTGCGGCGCTGGCGCCTCTTCCAACCGCGCGTCTGATCGCGTATTGGCCCCTGAGAAAATCCCTCAGGCGCTCCAAAGACATCAATGATCAGACTTGAAAGCATCAGCAAGCAGAACGGCCGTCAGCTTGTCTTCATCGAGGCGTCGGCCGCCCTGCAGAAGGGCGAGAAGGTCGGCCTGGTCGGCCCCAACGGCGCCGGCAAGACGACGCTGTTTCGCATGATTACCGGCCAGGAACAGCCCGACGA contains the following coding sequences:
- a CDS encoding amidase — its product is MTTPQTDLHDLELMEVAQLIRDRTVSSRTVTEALLHRIASLDGALHSYVRVLETTAMSEAEAADREIRAGHYRGPLHGVPLAVKDLFWIRGEPAAAGSAVFRDFVPSENATAVQRLKDQGAVLIGKPQLTEGAYSDYHPSITPPRNPWNAAYWPGISSSGSGVAIAAGLCYGSLASDTGGSIRWPSAANGVTGLKPSWGRVSRHGAFELAASLDHVGTMARSAIDAGVMLGVIAGVDPRDPTALLDPVPDYLAAASAGIRGLNIGIDPAWNSDEVDADTQAALAQALEIFTELGAEVMKIRFPDVTRTVADWVPNCAVEAAVAHEAAYAGRRNDYGPILSSVIEAGQALSGLDYQKILLRRAAFRGQVDALFETIDVLLTPVQPFAPLTLKAIATLGEQPELIARLQRYTCPFDMSGHPALTLPAGFTGDGMPIGLQLVAGRLRETVLVSAGAAFQGLTAWHRRHPVWPASSDGVKVAAA
- the gcvA gene encoding transcriptional regulator GcvA, translated to MIEPKFPSLNALRAFEAAARHMSVKLAAEELYVTPGAVSQMLKTLEGQLGVTLFDRVNRGIVLTEAGRDFLPPIRNAFRQIAEAARRVGDTSDSGLLTVSVTPFFASAWLVPRMKGFQEAHPRIDLRISTSNTLADFSRSGVDVAIRHGLGRYPGLRSHHVVAVEMVPVAAPALVEQFGLPDGAANLARWPRVHDADRQGWQLWFEAQGIENVGPVRGPSFDDPALLAAAIASGQGAGLLPAAMVAQDVGEGRLVKLAPAVKMNAFAYYLVYPEASHDRPKIQAFRDWIISVAAREEG
- a CDS encoding MarR family winged helix-turn-helix transcriptional regulator, giving the protein MSKTEIRTPSGVAVSEIILSIFRINGRLLAAGDRLVAGLGLTSARWQVLGAIALSPVAEPVARLARNMGLNRQGVQRIVNELEAEGFVELKDNPHHRSARLVVLTAKGTEAHDAALRAQVPWVNMLGEGFDAKAIEAAGEVLDRLRERLEHSADEA
- a CDS encoding antibiotic biosynthesis monooxygenase, whose amino-acid sequence is MQNSEAQSTVFRIDRFVVPASSEAEFLSAVAETNTAFDGMEGCLQRHVLKQDEAAGGESTYITIVEWASSQVIQKAREAAAAKHKAMKLDPQELFSRLNIKAELGYFVPAPGSA
- a CDS encoding EthD family reductase, yielding MAKMLVIYKTPADPVAFDQHYFNVHVPLAKTLPGLRRYDVSRRPMIKLSAGEMPYLVGTLYFDSLDDIRSSFASEIGVACAADRRLMAPGDNDLTMLLFDVDEL
- a CDS encoding outer membrane protein, encoding MKNLLLSALAVFALGCSSAWAADPLVAMQEAPVASWTGCYVGGNAGGGWSHIDQKNVGLVNGTIDDPPLDYGSGSGSGFVGGAQLGCDYQMDRWVFGVQGMFDFGDIKGSHVITAFPTFNFEDNVKELFTVTGRAGYLFDPAVLGYVKAGGAWAKVDSALYRSGPPQSLSQSDSYGQLGWTVGVGAEWKFARNWSVFGEYNYMDFGKHDVTYTLAPGAGGSAGIVSTKLTVQQAIIGLNYRF